In the Blautia coccoides genome, ATAAACTGCCGTTCTTCCAGACGATGTTCTTCATGGTTTACATAAATATGACAATTTCCTTTCGTGACGTACATAATTTCACAACTGGCGTGGGCATGAGTATGCATATCATACTCTGTCAGGGAAAGGGCATAAAAAGCGGTTATGGAGATGTAATGATGAATAGGATTAAAGATGCTCATGGGAATGCTCCTTTCTGATACCCTTATTCTGAAATGCATATCCTTAAATGTCAAGAAAAATATATGCGGCAATATCTTGCATTTTTAAATTCAAACAACAATACTTTCCACATCCCGTAAACTCACCGTTTATAATAAATATCATAAAAACCAAGAGATGCAATAGAAATTACATTTGCGGATTTCCTATTGCCATAAATATGGGAGGTTACATTATGAGTTTTAAAATAGCATTTATCGGAGCGGGAAGCCTTGTATTCGCAAGGACATTATTTACAGATATCATGTCAGTGCCCGAACTTCGCGATGTGGAGATTGCATTCACAGATATCAATGGGGAGAACCTGGAAAGAACAAGAGCCTTATGCCAGAGAGACCTGGATGCCAACGGGATTCCGGTGAAGATCGAGGCAACGACAGACAGAAGAGAGGCATTCAGAAATGCCCGCTATATCATTAACTGTGTGCGTGTTGGAGGGCTTGAGGGATTTGAGACAGATATTGAAATCCCGCTGAAATATGGCGTTGACCAGTGTGTAGGTGATACTCTGTGCACAGGCGGTATCATGTATGGTCAGAGGGTGATTGCTGCCATGCTGGATTTCTGCAAGGATATCCGTGAGGTGGCTGAGGAGGGAGCTATTATGCTCAATTACTCCAATCCCAACGCAATGGCTACCTGGGCCTGCAACAAATACGGCGGTGTGAAGACCATCGGTCTTTGCCACGGAGAAATACACGGGGAGCTGCAGATCGCGGAAGTTCTGGGTATTCCCAGAGAAGAACTGGATATTATCTGTGCAGGTATCAACCATCAGACATGGTATATTTCCGTAAAACATCACGGAGAGGATATGCTGCAGAAAATCCTGCCGGGATTTGAAGCACATGAGAAGTTCAGCGAAGAGGAAAAAGTGCGTATAGACATGCTGAAACGCTTTGGATACTACTCCACAGAATCCAACGGACATCTCTCCGAGTATGTTTCCTGGTACCGCAAACGTCCGGATGAAATCAAGGATTGGATCAATCTGGATAACTGGATCAATGGAGAGACAGGAGGATATCTGCGTGTGACCAGGGAGGAAAGAAACTGGTTTGATACAGATTATCCTAAGATTCTGGCGGAAGAACCTAAAAAGCTGGATGGTTCCGAGAGAGGAAAAGAACACTGCTCTTACATAATCGAGTCTCTTGAGACAGGAAAGAAATACAGAGGCCATTTCAATATGATGAATGAAGGCTGTATCACAAATCTTCCATATGAAAGTGTTGTGGAGGTTCCCTGTTATGTCGATGGAAACGGTATTAGTGTTCCAAAAGTAGGCGACCTTCCTCTGGGTTGTGCCGCTGTATGCTCACAGTCCATCTGGGTGCAGAAGCTTGCAGTGGAAGCGGCTGTACACGGCGATGCCAAACTGCTGAAACAGGCTGCCTTAATGGATCCCCTCACAGGGGCTGTCTGCAATCCGCCGGAAGTATGGCAGATGATTGATGAGATGCTGGTTGCTCAGGAACAGTGGCTGCCACAGTATACAGAAGCCATTGCACAGGCAAAAGAGAACCTGGCAAAGGGTGATTTGATTCCTACAAAAGAAGGATACAAAGGCGCAGTCAGACTTCAGGAAAAATCCGTTGAGGAAGTTGCGGCAGAGCATGAGAAGAGAAAGATCACAGTATAATTAAACTATTACGGCTGATCGGCAGCTATTATTAATATAAAAAGCATTGAACCACCGTTAGTTCGGTATGTTCAATGCTTTTTATGTTTAAGTCAGTTGAGTCACATTATACAATGTTTGACGTCTTCTTCGCCGCCCCGCTCTTTTCCACTAACTGTTCTAATGACTGGAAGGTATATCCCATCTCCTCCCATTTTGTCAGCAGTTCATCCAGTATCTGTGCATTGGTGCTGGAAGTGCTGTGTAAGAGTACAACAGCGCCAGGATGGATACGGCCAATGAGTTTGCTGAAGGCCTCTTCCTTGGTGGGCTGTTTATCCTGGTACCAGTCCACATAGGCCAGACTCCAGAAGAAGGTTTTATATCCCAGTTCTTGTGCCATTTTCAGGTTGCTTTCGCTGTATTTTCCCTGAGGCGGACGGTAGAATTTGGTCATAGGTTTGCCGGTGGTCTCAGTATAGAGATCTTCCAGTTCCTGAAGCTCCTTGGAGAAGGATTCCATGGTTGATATCTTCGACATATCCGGGTGGTGGTAAGAGTGGTTGCCCACGATGTGTCCCTCTTTGACCATTCGCTTCACCAGATCAGGGCTGGTGGAGACAAAGTTGCCTACCACAAAGAAGGTGGCGGGAGCGTTATGTTTTTTCAGGGCATCCAGGATTGTGGCCGTGTTTCCGTTTTCATAGCCGCAGTCAAAGGTGAGATAAATGACTTTTTCCTCTGTGTTTTCTGCATAATAAGCATCGTACTGTTTTAGTTCATCAAAGGTGGCATTTGCAACCGGCGGTTTGCCTTCCTCCTGAAAACTGAGGCCCCAGTTGCCGTCAGCGGAGGCAGAGGCTGATTCTGTCTGACCGCCGTTTACTGCCTCGGCTATGAAACAGCCGGCAAAGTAGGCGGCGGCGAAGAGCAGGGCAATTGCAAGAAATTTTTTGATAGGAATGTTATGTATCATAATAAGTCCTGGAAAGGTTGTTTATTCTATCTTATTTAATCTGTCGGGGAATTATGCTTTCTATTATTGAAGGCTGTGTGCTGCCGTGATAGAATAAAATGTCAGATAGAAAGAAAAATGAAGGTTGATTAGAAAAATCATAGTTGATTACAAAAAGCTGAGGCAAAGCATAACTTATCAAGGCATAAGGAGAGAAAATGGACAGTAAATTGATATTTTTTGATATAGACGGAACTCTAGCTTTGGAGCCGTCCGGGATAATACCTGACAGCACCAGGGCTGCCATCGCCGGGGCAAAAGAAAACGGGCATCAGGTGTTTGTCAACACAGGAAGGACGTTTTACAGCATCAGTGAGGGTATCCGCGCCATGGATTTTGACGGATATGTGTGCGGATGCGGTACCCACATTTATTACAGGGGAGAAAAGCTCTTGGAATCCGCGGTTCCCCATTCTATATGTGTGAACGTGGCAAATATGCTGAGGAATGCCAGGATCCCTGTGTTTTATGAGGCTGATAAAGCGATTTATTTTGATTTCAGTTATCCTAATCCATGGCTGCAGGAGGCAATGGAGATATTTGCTACGAAGGGGAGAAATATTGAGGAACTGTTTTGTGATGAAAGCGAGACATATGACAAATGTCTTATTTTTCTACCTGATACAGAAGAGGCAGGGGAAATAAAGACATTCCTGGATGCACACTTTTACTGTATTCCCCGTGGCGGCAATGTATGGGAAGTGACACAGAGGGGCTATACAAAGGCAACAGGTATCCGGTTTATGTGTAGTTATCTGAATGCGGATATGGATAATTGCTTTGCTGTTGGCGACAGTGAAAATGACTTGGATATGCTGAGGGCAGTAAAGAACAGCATTGCCATGGGAAATGCCAAAGATGAGGTTATGGCCTGCTGCAGTTATGTGACAAAAGGAATTGATGAAGATGGTATTTATTATGCGCTGAAACATTTTGGAATAATTAAATAGGAAGAAATCTGATCCTGCATATTATTTTTAAAGATTTTGAAGATAAGGAACGATTACAATAGTGCAAAAAATAACTGTCCGGTATGAAAATGCCGGGCAGTTATTTTTTTGCATATTTTTTTCAAGCGGCACATTAGCTTGACGATTATTTTGGTATTAAATGCAAAAAGTATTTAATTTAGGAAAAGTATCTGATGATTGAATAATCATATTTATCAGAAAACTCAATCAATAACAAATTTATTTGCAGTTTTACAGGTTTTAGAAAAGAAAATATTGGGGATGAGAGGAAAAAACAGGTATAAAACATGTAAATATGCAAAGATAATTTCAAAATATGTAAAACTGCAAAGAACAGGAAAAGGAGTGGTAAGTACATTTTCTACAAGAAATGCTATATTAAACATACCAAAAATATTTAATTTTATGCAAAGGAGATGTATTTATGAAAAGAAAATGGAAGGTATTGACCGGTTTGGTGCTTGTGGGGACAATGTTGGCAGGGTGCACGCCCGGAACGGAAAAAGAGGGCGATGCTGCCGAGAGTAAAACAGACACAAACGAGACAAAAAAGGAGGCAGTTGATGCGGGGGACAGCGCTGCTTCCGGTGAGAAGATCGAACTCAATATGTGGGATTTGAGGACTGAAGGTGCCGGAGCGAAAATGATAGACACCATTATTGAAAATTTTGAAAAGGAAAATCCCAACATTTCAATCAAGCGGACTGCGTTTAAAGTGTCAGATCTGAGAAATACCATCAAGCCTGCCATAAACAGTGGGGAGGGGCCGGATATTTTCAGCTATGACGCAGGTGCAGGTTATCTTGGCGTTTTGGCGAATGCAGGGCTGGCAATGGATCTGAGTGATTACAGGGAGCAGTATAAATGGGATGACAGGTTCCACGACTGGGCGTTAGAGAAGACGGTATATGACGGCAAACTGTACGGTGTGGCCAATGAACTGGAGATGCTCGGAGTCTATTACAATAAGCAGATGTTTGAGGAGGAAGGGATTCAGGAACCTGAGACTTATGAGGAGTTCATGCAGATATGCCAGAAATTTAAAGATAAAGGGGTCACCCCTCTTATCATGGACGACAAAGAGCAGTGGCCCGGATTTCATTATGAGTCAATCTGGCTGAACAGTTTTGTGGGAGCGGACAGAGTGAAGGAAGCGGTAGCAGGAAAGATACCCTGGACAAGCGAAGGCTTCGGAGCGGCGTTGGACGAACTTTACAGTGTGTTTGAGAAGGGATATACCACAGAAAAACCTTTGAGTCTGGCTTCTGAAGATGCAAACAAAGCGTTTTACGCAGGTGAAGGTGCTATGCGTGTGACAGGTACCTGGCTGGTATCCGCGTGTGTGGAAAATATGAAGGACAATGTGGGATTCTTCTTTGTGCCTGTGGCATCAGATGATTTGGATAACTGCCCTCCGGGAGGACTTGGAGAAGCAGTGGTAGTGAATTCAAAAACAAAATATCCGGACGAGACAGTAAAATTCCTGGATTACATGTTCCAGCCCGACAATATAAAGATTTGGTATGAGGCAGGCCTGATTCCCTCAGTAAAGGATGTGGATTACAGCACTTATGAAGTAAGCGAGCTGTTCAAAGATGTTGTGGATGAGATCAATGCGTCCGAGAACCTGGGAGAAAATATTGATGTTCTGATGCCGCCTAAGGTAAACGACGTGACACAGAACTATATCCAGCAATTGATCGCGGGCAAGACAGACGGTGCTGCCTGTATGGAACAGAAACAGAAAGCGTTTGAAGAAGAGATCGAGGCGGGAAATTATTCGGTGGAATAGGCAGTATCCCCGGGGGAAAATGCGCTTGCAGTCAGCTCTGTAAATGTGCAGATCCGGGAGTTACATGTGAATATTCTGTTATGAAAATCAGTGCGGGGCTGCAGGATTCTGCTGCAGCCCTGTCACATGCAGCGGGAAGGATGTTTTTATGGATAAAAAAAAGAGGATGCTGCTGAAAAATTGGATGGGATGCTTTGCCTTTGCGCTTCCGGCATTGTTGTTCTACTGCCTGTTTTTGGTAATGCCTATTTTTTCAACTGTGAGGATCAGTTTCCATGAATGGAACGGCGCGGCTCCTTTCATGAAGTTTGTGGGATTGGACAACTATGCAAGGGTGCTGAAGGACCCTATTTTCTATAAGGCATTAGGAAATAATGTCATCTGGATACTGTTCACAATATTTGTTCCGGTGCTTCTTGGTCTTATTTTTGCAGTGATGATGACCCAGAAGTACGTAAAAGGGAAATTTTTGTATCGGCTTACCTATTTTATGCCCAACGTGGTATCCCTTGTTGCGGTTGGAATTGTGTGGGGGTGGATTTACAATCCGGAGTTCGGAATTATGGGAAGAATGCTGGATACTCTGGGAATGCACGGGGCAGCAGGAATAGATTTTCTTGGCGATGAACGTTTGGTCATATGGTTTCTGGTGATCGCCGGGAGCTGGACCTGTTATGGATTTAATATGGTGGTATTTCTGGCAGCCCTGCAGGGCATTGATTCCAGTTATCTGGAGGTGGCAAAGCTGGAGGGCGCCAATGCGTTTCAAAAGTTCATCTATGTCATTGTGCCGCTGATCAAGGGAACCATTGTGCTTCTGGTGTCTAATTCCCTGATAGGCTCCTTCAAGGTTTTTGATCTGATTTATATTATGACAAAAGGCGGGCCTTATCACTCGTCAGAGGTCATCTCCACATATATGTATAATTCAGCTTTTAATATGAATGATTACGGATATGGTTCGGCACTTGCGGTAGTTCTGGCTGTGATAATCGCGGTTTGTTCCGGGATTTTCATGAAGCTGACAGATAAAGAGTAAAGGAGCTTCTTGTATAATTCAAATATAAGGAATTCCGAGAAAGAAGGTTGAGAAAAAAATACCTCAGAGTAAAATAAGATTACTGACTTTGGACGGTTAGTAAAAAATCTTATTAAACAGTGAGGTACTTGAAATGAATTATAACACACAGAACGCAAAAATTGCATCTATTACGGAAAAGACTTTAATCGTTGGTATTGATGTGGGAAGTGAAACCCATTATGCAAGAGCTTTCGGCTGGCGCAATTATGAGTACTCAAAGAAACCGTTTGCCTTCAGCAACGATGAAGCTGGATTTTCCTCATTCAAAGACTGGATGGACGATATAGCAGAGAAACATGGGATGGAAGCTGTGATTCCGGGAATGGAACCAACCGGTCACTACTGGCTGAACCTTGGAGCGTACCTGCAGGAACAGGGAATGAAGCCGGTACATGTGAATCCGCATCATGTCAAGAAGTCTAAAGAACTGGATGACAATAATCCGAGTAAGAATGACCGTAAAGATCCAAAAACAATTGCAGGTCTGGTAAATGAAGGAAGATTTTCATATCCATATATTCCAACCGGGATTTATGCAGAAATTAGAAATTTGTCCAACCTTCGTATTCAGACACAGGAAGAGATTA is a window encoding:
- a CDS encoding alpha-glucosidase/alpha-galactosidase → MSFKIAFIGAGSLVFARTLFTDIMSVPELRDVEIAFTDINGENLERTRALCQRDLDANGIPVKIEATTDRREAFRNARYIINCVRVGGLEGFETDIEIPLKYGVDQCVGDTLCTGGIMYGQRVIAAMLDFCKDIREVAEEGAIMLNYSNPNAMATWACNKYGGVKTIGLCHGEIHGELQIAEVLGIPREELDIICAGINHQTWYISVKHHGEDMLQKILPGFEAHEKFSEEEKVRIDMLKRFGYYSTESNGHLSEYVSWYRKRPDEIKDWINLDNWINGETGGYLRVTREERNWFDTDYPKILAEEPKKLDGSERGKEHCSYIIESLETGKKYRGHFNMMNEGCITNLPYESVVEVPCYVDGNGISVPKVGDLPLGCAAVCSQSIWVQKLAVEAAVHGDAKLLKQAALMDPLTGAVCNPPEVWQMIDEMLVAQEQWLPQYTEAIAQAKENLAKGDLIPTKEGYKGAVRLQEKSVEEVAAEHEKRKITV
- the pdaA gene encoding delta-lactam-biosynthetic de-N-acetylase, with product MIHNIPIKKFLAIALLFAAAYFAGCFIAEAVNGGQTESASASADGNWGLSFQEEGKPPVANATFDELKQYDAYYAENTEEKVIYLTFDCGYENGNTATILDALKKHNAPATFFVVGNFVSTSPDLVKRMVKEGHIVGNHSYHHPDMSKISTMESFSKELQELEDLYTETTGKPMTKFYRPPQGKYSESNLKMAQELGYKTFFWSLAYVDWYQDKQPTKEEAFSKLIGRIHPGAVVLLHSTSSTNAQILDELLTKWEEMGYTFQSLEQLVEKSGAAKKTSNIV
- a CDS encoding HAD family hydrolase; this translates as MDSKLIFFDIDGTLALEPSGIIPDSTRAAIAGAKENGHQVFVNTGRTFYSISEGIRAMDFDGYVCGCGTHIYYRGEKLLESAVPHSICVNVANMLRNARIPVFYEADKAIYFDFSYPNPWLQEAMEIFATKGRNIEELFCDESETYDKCLIFLPDTEEAGEIKTFLDAHFYCIPRGGNVWEVTQRGYTKATGIRFMCSYLNADMDNCFAVGDSENDLDMLRAVKNSIAMGNAKDEVMACCSYVTKGIDEDGIYYALKHFGIIK
- a CDS encoding ABC transporter substrate-binding protein, giving the protein MKRKWKVLTGLVLVGTMLAGCTPGTEKEGDAAESKTDTNETKKEAVDAGDSAASGEKIELNMWDLRTEGAGAKMIDTIIENFEKENPNISIKRTAFKVSDLRNTIKPAINSGEGPDIFSYDAGAGYLGVLANAGLAMDLSDYREQYKWDDRFHDWALEKTVYDGKLYGVANELEMLGVYYNKQMFEEEGIQEPETYEEFMQICQKFKDKGVTPLIMDDKEQWPGFHYESIWLNSFVGADRVKEAVAGKIPWTSEGFGAALDELYSVFEKGYTTEKPLSLASEDANKAFYAGEGAMRVTGTWLVSACVENMKDNVGFFFVPVASDDLDNCPPGGLGEAVVVNSKTKYPDETVKFLDYMFQPDNIKIWYEAGLIPSVKDVDYSTYEVSELFKDVVDEINASENLGENIDVLMPPKVNDVTQNYIQQLIAGKTDGAACMEQKQKAFEEEIEAGNYSVE
- a CDS encoding carbohydrate ABC transporter permease is translated as MDKKKRMLLKNWMGCFAFALPALLFYCLFLVMPIFSTVRISFHEWNGAAPFMKFVGLDNYARVLKDPIFYKALGNNVIWILFTIFVPVLLGLIFAVMMTQKYVKGKFLYRLTYFMPNVVSLVAVGIVWGWIYNPEFGIMGRMLDTLGMHGAAGIDFLGDERLVIWFLVIAGSWTCYGFNMVVFLAALQGIDSSYLEVAKLEGANAFQKFIYVIVPLIKGTIVLLVSNSLIGSFKVFDLIYIMTKGGPYHSSEVISTYMYNSAFNMNDYGYGSALAVVLAVIIAVCSGIFMKLTDKE